From Triticum aestivum cultivar Chinese Spring chromosome 4A, IWGSC CS RefSeq v2.1, whole genome shotgun sequence, a single genomic window includes:
- the LOC123082173 gene encoding uncharacterized protein — protein MAPPQEGDQCGSPAGSVLIWVVTVLLLLAVLGGGGCLVAYVMLPPSEAPGWIPCVGLGLVALPWAFWLATVAYRCVTARSADRAVAPAAAAGS, from the coding sequence ATGGCGCCGCCCCAGGAGGGGGATCAGTGCGGGAGCCCGGCCGGCAGCGTGTTGATCTGGGTGGTGACGGTGCTGCTGCTCCTCGCCGTGCTTGGCGGCGGCGGGTGCCTCGTGGCCTACGTCATGCTGCCGCCGAGCGAGGCGCCCGGATGGATCCCCTGCGTCGGCCTGGGCCTCGTGGCGCTCCCCTGGGCGTTCTGGCTCGCCACCGTCGCCTACCGGTGCGTCACGGCGCGCTCGGCCGACCGCGCCGTGGCGCCCGCGGCCGCCGCCGGCAGCTAA
- the LOC123086646 gene encoding uncharacterized protein, producing MASDRVEVDTARPFRSVKEAVAVFGERILVGGSNSRYSSSAVAIADAHANATPNAKHEDSSRSSTTTLSPNAMAEVDAELEPEATAAIVPMYSAHSSPSFTSPRSAYGDDGELGCQDDEAGLAVVSSIKKLEAEVADTRREVLQLRKRGTEMEMAVASLNAQLHRGLSRLAEIEADKAAAAAARRSIGGDTDVMAAAMVRSERWAEKSSTYSSEYLPSFSHALSLGEIDDDLLGGRRRKAQKVKPIVPLIGDILFSKSFSRRKSGKDSGDLSSVLG from the coding sequence ATGGCCTCTGATCGCGTCGAGGTCGACACCGCCCGCCCTTTCCGGTCCGTGAAGGAGGCGGTCGCGGTGTTCGGGGAGCGCATCCTCGTCGGCGGGAGCAACTCCAGATACAGCAGCAGTGCGGTTGCCATTGCCGACGCGCATGCCAATGCCACCCCTAACGCCAAGCACGAAGATAGCAGTAGGAGCAGTACCACCACCCTTTCTCCAAATGCAATGGCAGAGGTAGATGCGGAGCTAGAGCCAGAGGCAACGGCAGCTATCGTGCCTATGTACTCCGCGcactcctcgccgtcgttcacgtCGCCGCGTTCGGCGTACGGCGACGACGGCGAGCTTGGTTGCCAAGACGACGAGGCCGGGCTCGCGGTCGTGAGCTCCATCAAGAAGCTGGAGGCGGAGGTGGCCGATACGAGACGGGAGGTGCTGCAGCTCAGGAAGAGGGGCACCGAGATGGAGATGGCCGTGGCCAGCCTCAACGCGCAGCTCCACCGAGGCCTCTCGAGGCTGGCCGAGATCGAGGCCGACAAggctgctgcggcggcggcacGGCGCAGCATCGGCGGGGACACCGACGTGATGGCGGCGGCCATGGTGCGGAGCGAGCGGTGGGCCGAGAAGTCCAGCACGTACAGCAGCGAGTACCTGCCGTCCTTCAGCCACGCGCTGAGCCTCGGCGAGATCGACGACGACCTGCTCGGCGGCAGGAGGAGGAAGGCGCAGAAGGTGAAGCCCATCGTGCCCCTCATCGGCGACATCCTCTTCTCCAAGAGTTTCTCCAGGAGGAAGAGCGGCAAGGACAGCGGGGATCTCTCCAGCGTGTTAGGGTGA